Proteins encoded by one window of Agelaius phoeniceus isolate bAgePho1 chromosome 5, bAgePho1.hap1, whole genome shotgun sequence:
- the LOC143694136 gene encoding uncharacterized protein LOC143694136, which translates to MFCFSFMLHSVFNLTQSTCDQTELTKSVPITVSKQKYLNFLHKKSISNRAEIKHQTNNRVTDGSEVDEDTGMQACILPNEVQEAAADVSRGGSPEEHPEDGEKCKDTEISREGLKTKIVAEAGKENCGEKEENITQPENGKVNEKHEEEERKQEIFKQSNVDEEECVEEPDADKMSCNQSDSGQPPNQANDCEAEKINMNNEMNQHTAENKQENDPSCTEGIETTPEFCEMPEV; encoded by the coding sequence atgttctgcttttctttcatgCTTCACTCTGTCTTCAACTTGACTCAGAGTACATGTGACCAAACTGAACTGACCAAGTCTGTTCCTATCACTGTCAGTAAACAAAAGTATCTGAATTTCCTTCACAAGAAATCTATTTCAAATAGGGCTGAAATCAAACATCAGACTAATAATAGAGTTACTGATGGCAGTGAAGTAGATGAGGACACAGGGATGCAAGCATGCATCCTGCCTAATGAAGTCCAGGAGGCTGCTGCAGATGTAAGCAGAGGAGGGTCTCCTGAAGAGCACCCTGAAGATGGTGAGAAATGCAAGGACACAGAGATTTCTAGGGAAGGACTGAAAACCAAAATTGTAGCTGAAGCTGGTAAAGAGAACTGTggtgaaaaagaagaaaatataacCCAGCCTGAAAATGGAAAAGTTAATGAGAAACATGAAGAAGAAGAGCGGAAGCAAGAAATCTTCAAGCAGTCAAATGTCGATGAAGAAGAATGTGTAGAGGAGCCtgatgctgacaaaatgagcTGCAATCAGTCTGATTCAGGGCAACCTCCTAATCAAGCTAATGACTgtgaagcagagaaaataaatatgaataatGAAATGAATCAACACACTGCAGAGAATAAACAGGAAAATGACCCAAGCTGTACAGAAGGGATTGAAACTACCCCAGAATTTTGTGAAATGCCCGAGGTTTGA